Genomic window (Pyramidobacter piscolens W5455):
GCTTCCTACAAGTACATGTTGGTGTCGCAGCTGGCGGCCCAGTTGGTGCTGGTCGGGCTGGCGTTCATCTACGGGCGTTACGGCGTGCTCAACATGGCTGCTTTCAGCCGCGCCGTGCAGCCCGACCTGATCAGCAAAGTGGTGCTGGTCTTCGTTCTCGTCGCGCTGGGCATGAAGTGCGGCGCGTTCCCGATGCACATGTGGATGCCCGATTCCTACGCCGAGGCCCCCGCTTCCGTGACGGTGATGCTGGTGGCGACCAGTCAGGCTTCGCTCGTGGTGCTCTGCCGCTTCTGCTTCTCGCTGTACGGCACGGCGATCGGTTCGGCGGCGGTGCCCTGGGCGCTGATCGTCATGGGCTGCCTGTCCATGTTCGGCGGCGTGTCCATGGCGGTGGTGCAGCACGAAGTGAAGCGCCTGATGGGCTATCACTCGGTGTCGCAGGTGGGCTATATGCTTACGGCGTTCGGCGTCGGGCTGCTGGCCTTGGGCGACGCGACGGCCATGAACGATTACGGTCTGGCGGCGGTATCCGGCGGACTTTATCACATGATCAACTACATTCTTTACAAGGGATTGCTGTTCCTCTGCGCCGGCGCTCTGTATTACGTCGCGGGCAGCCGCGATCTCGACAAGATGGGCGGCTTGGCGCGGCGCATGCCGGTCACGAGCGTGCTGTTCCTGATCGCCGCGGCCGCCATTTCCGGCCTGCCGCCGTTCAACGGCTTCGTCTCCAAGTGGATGATCTACGAGAGCGTCTACGCGGTCCATCCGTTCCTGATGGTGGTGGCCCTGGTCTCGTCGGTGCTGACGCTGGCTTCCTTCGTCAAGGTCTACCAGACGGCGTTCCTCGGCCCCGAGCGCTCTCAGTTCGCGGCGGTCCGCGAGGTGCCGAAGTCGATGATCGCCGGCATGGTGGTATTGGCGGCGGCGATTCTCGTGCTTTCGCTGTTCCCCTCGTGGACGGTGAACACGCTGGTGCGCCCGGCGGCGGAGGCTCTGGTGGACAAGGCTTCTTACGGAGCGGCAGTGATGGGAGGTGCTTTGTGATGTTCGGCAGCATTTTCTCCGGCGCCGGCTTCTGGGATGCGGGCGCGTGGATCCTGGCGTTCCTCTTCGTGGGGGGAGCAGCGCTTTTCATCCGCCGGATGGGACGCAGCGATTACAAAAAAGGGACCGACCAGGACGAAATTTACTATTCGGGCAACGTCGTCCCCGACGCGGAGGTCTTTACGGTTCCGGCCAGCTCTTCCTACTGGGGATTCCGCGAAGCGCTGAAGGGCTATTATTCCCATCTGACGGCGCTGCACCGCGGCATCGCTACGGAATACGTGGGTTGGTTCGTGTTCACGGCCGCCCTGATTCTCACGTTTGTGCTCGTTTAGGAGGCTGCCGTCATGAAGCTGGAAAATTATCTTCAGGTCCTGCCCAAGTCGCTGTGGGTTTTTACGCTCAACAGCGGTTCCTGCAACGGCTGCGACATTGAAATCGTCGCCAGCCTGACGCCCCGTTACGACATCGAGCGTCTCGGGCTGAAGCTGACGGGCACTCCGCGCCATGCCGACGTCCTTCTGGTCACCGGACCGGTGACGCGTTTCATGGAGCCGAAGCTGCGCCAGATCTACGCGCAGATCCCCGACCCCAAGGTGGTCATCGCCGTGGGCAACTGCGCCACTTCCGGCGACGTGTTCTACAAATCCTACAATCTCGTCGGCCCCGTGGATCGCATCGTGCCCGTAGACGTGTACGTCCACGGCTGCGCCATCCGTCCCGAAGCGCTGATCGAGGGCGTGGCCAAGGCGGTCACGCTGCTGGAGGCCAAGCGGGCCGGGCTGTTGAACAAGAGCGCGGTGGGAGAGGGGGCGTAATCCGCGATGGACATGAGGGCAAGCGCGCAATCGAAAAAATATCCCACGTCGATGGAAATCTACGCGGATAAAAATGTGAATTACAAAACGCCTCAGGAAGCGCTCGAGTTTCTTCGGAGCCGTTTCGGCGACGCCGTGACGGAAACGGAGCTGCGCGAGTACAAAGAGGGCGTGTGCCAGTATTCGCGCTGGCATCTGCTGCTTACCGTGAGGCGCGAGAGGTTTCTCGATCTCGTGGACGCCCTCGGCGAGCTGGACTTTCCCCATTTTCACGTGGCCAGCGGCAACGACGACGGCGACACGATCCGGCAGATCTACCACTTCTCGCTGTTCCGCCGCGAAGGACGCGGCAGGGAGCTGACGGTCACGGTCACGGTGCGCGTGCCCAAGACCGACCTGGTCATGCCGTCGCTGCACGGGCGCAATCCCGGCGTCGGCTTCAGCGAGCGCGAGATGAACGAAATGCTTGGCGTCGCTCACGACGGACAGCCCAACACGGATCTCGTTTTCCTGCCCGACGGCTGGGACCGCACGATCCTGCCCTGGCGCCGCGACGAGACCGGCCCCGAAGGCAAGGGCGTCATCAATGAGCTCGATTAGGAGGTGCCGTGATGACCAAAACTTATAAACTTCCCATCGGTCCCGCGCACGTGGGACTCAAGGAACCTGTTACGGCATGGCTCGACATCGAGGGAGAGCGCATCGTCGACGCGACGGTCCGCCCCGGAGCGATCCATCGTGGCATCGAGTTTATGAGCCGCGAGCGCAATCCCGTCCAGGTCATCTTTCTGGCCGAGCGGATCTGCGGCATCTGTTCGTTCAGCCATTCCATCGCGTACGCCAAGGCCGTGGAAGACGCCGCCAAAGTCGAGGTGCCCGTGCGCGGTCAGTACATCCGCTCGCTGGTGCTGGAACTGGAGCGCGTTCACTCCCACATCCTCTGGCTGAGCGTGGCCTGCTATTCGATCGGTTTCGACAGCGCCTTTCACCTCGGCATGGCTCTGCGCGAAAAGGTCATGGACGTCCTGGAAGCGCTCACCGGCAACCGCGTCAACTACGCCGTGACGGCCATCGGCGGCGTGCGCTGGGACGTGACGCCGAAGGTGGACCGCGTCGTGCGCGACATGATCGCGTATTACCGCAGCGAGTTCCACGAATATTACGACGCCGTGATCAACGATCCGGTGGTCAAGGCCCGTCTGCGCGACGTGGGCGTGCTCCCTACGGGCGACGCCGTGCGTCTGGACGCGCTCGGGCCGACGTCGCGCGGCAGCGGCGTGCGCGCCGACGTGCGCGAGTCGTCGCCCTACGACGCGTACTGCGACATTCCCGTCAAGGCCATCGTGCCTCAGGACTATTTCGGCGAAGTTCACGGCGACGTGCTCGACCGTTTCCTCGTGCGCCTGCTCGAGGTC
Coding sequences:
- a CDS encoding proton-conducting transporter membrane subunit — protein: MRLMNHLPALALALPLLAAFATPLFAAVSAKARDRWVTCVSALVTLVVFALLRRVLVHGTQIYVMGAPSWNISLPSGFAIPVRIILEVDAFNALAACAAALAQLAGTIYGLKFVKKFTGLEFYSALFLLLTAGTMGMILTGDLFNFFVFLEISSVASFGLIAFWRDRPESVEASYKYMLVSQLAAQLVLVGLAFIYGRYGVLNMAAFSRAVQPDLISKVVLVFVLVALGMKCGAFPMHMWMPDSYAEAPASVTVMLVATSQASLVVLCRFCFSLYGTAIGSAAVPWALIVMGCLSMFGGVSMAVVQHEVKRLMGYHSVSQVGYMLTAFGVGLLALGDATAMNDYGLAAVSGGLYHMINYILYKGLLFLCAGALYYVAGSRDLDKMGGLARRMPVTSVLFLIAAAAISGLPPFNGFVSKWMIYESVYAVHPFLMVVALVSSVLTLASFVKVYQTAFLGPERSQFAAVREVPKSMIAGMVVLAAAILVLSLFPSWTVNTLVRPAAEALVDKASYGAAVMGGAL
- a CDS encoding nickel-dependent hydrogenase large subunit, giving the protein MTKTYKLPIGPAHVGLKEPVTAWLDIEGERIVDATVRPGAIHRGIEFMSRERNPVQVIFLAERICGICSFSHSIAYAKAVEDAAKVEVPVRGQYIRSLVLELERVHSHILWLSVACYSIGFDSAFHLGMALREKVMDVLEALTGNRVNYAVTAIGGVRWDVTPKVDRVVRDMIAYYRSEFHEYYDAVINDPVVKARLRDVGVLPTGDAVRLDALGPTSRGSGVRADVRESSPYDAYCDIPVKAIVPQDYFGEVHGDVLDRFLVRLLEVYQSLDLLESILDGLPEGPITAFPKPVAGLAKLKAAGGFGYGCIEAPRGDVTHVVELKAGDENVFMWKVRAPTYANAQAWPLMFIGNEIADAALIINSIDPCISCMERMVLTDRAANRQGVVTKDELLQMSREKTADLRRKIGQC
- a CDS encoding NADH-quinone oxidoreductase subunit C, whose protein sequence is MDMRASAQSKKYPTSMEIYADKNVNYKTPQEALEFLRSRFGDAVTETELREYKEGVCQYSRWHLLLTVRRERFLDLVDALGELDFPHFHVASGNDDGDTIRQIYHFSLFRREGRGRELTVTVTVRVPKTDLVMPSLHGRNPGVGFSEREMNEMLGVAHDGQPNTDLVFLPDGWDRTILPWRRDETGPEGKGVINELD
- a CDS encoding NADH-quinone oxidoreductase subunit B family protein, whose protein sequence is MKLENYLQVLPKSLWVFTLNSGSCNGCDIEIVASLTPRYDIERLGLKLTGTPRHADVLLVTGPVTRFMEPKLRQIYAQIPDPKVVIAVGNCATSGDVFYKSYNLVGPVDRIVPVDVYVHGCAIRPEALIEGVAKAVTLLEAKRAGLLNKSAVGEGA